TATGTTGAAAAGTCTTAAGATTCAAATTCGATTCGAACTAACTATATTCGAGTTCGAGTTTAATTCCAAGTtcgaaaattttaatattttatgttcgaattttgtttaaattagaaCTCAGATTCAAATTCAATTCGAAAAATTTGAACATGTTCATAAACTATACGAATTATTGCTTGAACACATATATTCGaaatattcaaaatttatttatttaatatatatttaatttatattaataaaatattaaaactcaTGAGTGATTTTTGAACTATCGGAAAATATAATTTAGACACGAATTCGATTCGAAAAAAATTTGAACATATTCAAATTCAGCTcaaatttgataaatttaaatacaaattaaatatttttttgagtCGGCTCAAAAAGTTTATGAACCGATTCGTTTGCAGCTCTAGTACTTCTGGGACAAATTGAGGGGGCTTTTCTCCTTGCTCAAACCATCGCTCATTACACTAACAAATTCTGGATCTTTGTTTTATTATATTTCGACTGTATCTATTAAAAAaaacggtaaattagagaaaaattctcaatcacaatgttaactttatatgcaATCCCCATGTccaaaaaattttgttttcactCTCTGCACATGTAaaatattacttgtttcaactctcTCATGCAAATATTAttacctaaattgcccctcaaattttttaggtacaaaaaattcaaaattgaatacAAAGTGTCCAAAAACGAGTATAAAaatcttcttaaagtcagtactttatattaaaatcgagtatattttctattaaaattgtccctcttattttttaggtataaaaaatctaaaaataagtataatttctgttaaattcagtactttacactagaatccaacactctatactaggatcgagtatattttctatcgaaattaatCCTCATATTTTTcagtacaaatagtctaaaaatgagtataattcctattaaattcagcacattaaactaaaatcgagtatatttcgaggtgaaaaaagaatcatactcaatttgataaaaaaatatactagattctaagttaatatactcaatttaagaggatttatactgatttttaaattttttgtacctaaaaatatcataggcaattaggtaaatatatttgaCTGGGAAGTGAAAACAAAGATTTTTATGGATGAGATTACATGTAAAGATTTATTTGTTAATAGGGACTCTATGCAAAATTAcccttaaaaaaataaatattttgacagTATTTATTACAGTTTTCTTTGatttcaaaaaattatagaaaatttaattCTTTTAATTAATAGTTCTTTATTTCCGAAAATATGAATAGATATTTACTTTTTGTctgttattttttaataataatttaagaaattttaaaaaaaatatttgtcatTAATGTTTTGACATTATTCGCCTTtagtaatttaaaaaataaacaataaaaatagaaaactacTTTTATTGAAACTAGTTTCGGCCTAAGATTAAGAAAAGGAGGGGAAAAAATATCCCAATAGAAAAGTCAAAGATCACGAGACGACGTTGACCACAATGGGACTTCTGACGTAATGCTTCCCGTCGCTCCACGTCAACCCGCCAAACAGAAACCCTACTCCCACGCTCTCGTTGCTCGATGTCAGCAGAACATGAAACTTCTTTTCCTCCCCGATCCTCTCGAACCGCAGCACGGTCGGCTCCACCGCCACCTGGATCCCGAACGGCGCCTTCGCCGTCACCCTGTACTTCGCCGGAACTGCCCCGACGTTCTTCAACCTGCGCGTGACGGTGAAGGATTTGGCCAGCTGTGGCACCGCGATCGAGGGGTAGTTCAGGTTCTCCACTCTGATTGGCTTCTTAGGGCACCGGTATCCCCGGCCGACGAGCGCCGCGGTGGCGTTGGGGCCGTAGCCCCGGGTGCAGATAAAGTCCACGTAGTCGGCGAAGGTGAGGTCGTAGACCAGCCCCGGGTCCATGGCGCGGTTTGGCCGGACGTGGCCGGCGCCGTAATGAAAAGGCGTCGCCTTGACGAAGTTGAGGTCCTTCATCGGCGTTCTCTTGTTGTCGCGAGTCCTCGCTacgttatgaaaaaaaaaaaattagggctTTTGACACAATCAAAATCTGATCGGCCGAGGAAGAGAGTCAGTAGTACCGGTGGTCATGATGGCGGATTTGATGGCGGCGGGGCTCCAATCTGGATGGAGCTTTCTTAGTAAGGCGGCGACGCCGGCGATGTGTGGGCAGGACATGGAAGTGCCGGACATCACATTGAACGCTACACGGCGTTTGTCCGTCGACATGCCGGAAGGGCCGATGGCGTCGGTGAAGGCTGCGAGGATGTTGACGCCGGGCGCCGTGATGTCGGGCTGCGAATTccagaccaaaatcaatttttgaCTAGGGCAACGGAAGCCACTCGACAGATCGATCGAAACGGACCTTGAGGATCTCcagattgatgaggttcggccccTGCGACGAGAAGCCCGCCATCACAGGGGATGGCTTCACCCCTAATTGGGTGGAAACAGGGGAGATGGAAGCCCTAGGCGACCTGGAGAATGGAACAAAGATCGAATTTTTATATGACGATCAGACGGGAATTGGGGGGGTTTGATGTTCGATTACTCGGTGGATTTCATGTAAGCAAGGACGACGCGCGAGTGGTTGTAGGAGAGCATGGTGGCGGGGAGGAAGTGGGCGTCGGCGATGGTGCTGCTGCCGGCGTCGGCGGGGTTGGCGAGGACCATGCCAACCCCACCGGCTTTCTCGACGACCAACCCCTTGGTCACACGCGGGTACAAGCTGTCGCGTGTGCAGAGCACGATTTTTCCTCGGACTTTGCTACTGTCGAGCGTTTCTGGCTGGCACATTCCCCTGCAAATTTGGATCAAAACCATCGAACCCTGTTCAAAATCTATAATCTTTTTAGCTCGATTCGGATTGAAGAAGATGCAAGAATCGTCTCACGCTTCTTCCTGTGACGCATTGTGCAGCTTTGCAGCGGCGCCGTCGATCAGCGGGTACAACGTCGTCGCCGGCAAAGATTTCTGTGAGAGGCTCTCTCCCTGAATTAATTGTGGAAAATTTTGAGATTCATGGAAAGGAGAAAAATTGAAACTTTGTAATGTGTTAGAGTTGATCTACCCTGATTCGCTTGTTGTTGCCGAGCGTGAGGTAGGAGGCGAAGTCGCGGTCGATGGTGCTGGCTCCGACGGTCAAGATCCACGGCGCGACGTTCTCGACAGTGCCCGGGAGGGGGCCGTCGTTGCCGGCGGAGGCGACGACGATGACGCCGCGTTGAGCCGCATGGAGCGCGCCGATGGCTAGGGAGTCGGTGGCGTACTCGGAGGCGGGGCTGCCGACGGAGATGGAGATGACTTGGACGCCGTCGTGGATGGCGTCGTCGAAGGCGGCGAGGATGTTGGCGTCGGAGCAGCCAATCCAGCAGATCTTGTACGCCGCGAGGCGGGCGCGGGGGGCGCCGCCGCGGGCGGTCCCGCGTCCTTGGCCGAAGGTGCTGGCTCCGCGGACGAAGGCGCCGCCGGCGGTGGAGAGGGTGTGGGTGCCGTGGCCGTCGATGTCCCGAGGGGAGGGATCGCCGTTCGGCAAGTGTTGGTCGCCCAAATTGTAAGATCGCGCGCCAATCAACTTCCTGAATCAGTTCAATTATAATGAAAACTCATTagtgattttaaattaaatttctaaaataataataataataataatagtagtaGTAGAACAAATTATCCTAAACTCATTAGTGATTTTTTGTTCTTCAATTTACTTTAACTTCGTAATACACATCAATTTATCTAACTGTCTTCATttcctttataaaaaaaaaattataataaagtataatttttctaaaatttaacatatttaaattagaattgaatatattttttattcaattGAGCAGGACTCTTTTTCAGTCTAACGAATTAATTGAGAGCTCATAACAATCGATTCAGTTTAAATCAATCGATTCATCATGTAAAAAAATCGTactcaattggataaaaaatatattcaattctAGTTAAATAGTGttaaatttaagagaaattatatcttATTTTAAACTCTTTGTACCTAAAAACATAATGAAGGATTCTATTCTCACACGTCAAAACTGGAtagattattaatttattttaattgattctaattgataaaaaatatattaaattttaattaaattatattaaattttagatgaattatattttattttaatttttttatttaaaaataaagataattaagTAAATTGGTGTACATTAAGGAGTTAAATGAAATTGAAGGAAAGAAAAGTATATAAAAgtgagaataatttttttttgatggaAAAACTTGAGTAGGAAGTTGAGTTTAATATTAGAGGTTCGCTGTCAATTTATTTTTGATAGTAATAAcgcaaaataaaatcataaatatctgacctgttaCAGTTGAAAGGCCTCAAAGTAGTAGAGTTGGAATTGTTTTGGCAAATCCCTTTCCATTTCTCTGGAATCGGACCCAATCCTTCGTCACTGAAGCTCTTTGACTCGGGCCACGCTCCTTTTGAACCAACAACATTTTCAtccaatttcaatttttttaaaaaaattctttatatatatatatagaaaaaaaaatacacgACCTGTGTCTAGATTGGCAATAATGACGCCTTCCCCATAATGGGCCTTGGCCCATATAGACATGGAATGGGCTTCGCTCGCCTTGTTCAATTCACCGCCCATGAAATCCCAAGACCTCGTCGTGTGTAATTTCCTCTCTTTGTTTTTGAACACCGAGAAAACTCGTGGATGCcctataaaataaattataaattatatatgccAATTTTGGACAgtctaaaatgttttttttttttgcctttatACATATATAAATGAATTATCTATAAATAGGAGAAAATATTAACTCGAGATCTTTGAGGcttcttcgtcttcgagcctcgCAACAAAGCCATTGATGGTTTTTGTGTACGAGTAGAAAATAGAAGATCGGGCCGCTTCATTACTGAAATAATGATACAAacaagaaaaatatttaaattaaaattttcttaattgtaTATTAACTCAATAAATCCTGAGATAATTAAGGTATTTACCTTCCTAATATCGATCCAATTAAATCGTAATGCGATAGAGTTGTCCTCTCAAAATCATCTGAAGTAGGGTCAGCCGTATAAGAGTGTCCTCCCAAGTAAACAATATAATCCTAAATTAACCACCAGATATATACGAATACATTTTAAATACGCATCAAATCATTAAAAAAGTTTGTCCAcgagtatttatttatttatttaccttCTTTGTTGCAAATGCGAGATTGAAAAGGAATAGAAGAGTGAAGAGAAGAAGGGCCTTCATCTCTTTGGATTTCCTTCTTTAATCCTTCGCCTAACTGAGTTAATAAGAAAATTAGGTGTGGTTAAGGGTTTTTGTACTCCTAAATAGAGGACACTTGGAAGAGGTTTAGTGAAGCAAATCCGTAATTAATGGGAGTAATTCAATATCTTGGACCAAGGAATAGGAAACGAGGTGGATCTCCTATATGAtcggattttttttattttaaacaaaaaaagatTTTAGATTTACTAATTAAACAAATTAAGTTATGGttagttgtttaattaagggACTATCAATTAGTTCAAACAAAAGAGTCCAAATATTGCCATTTGGTTGGATTTTGATTTGTTCTTAACAATGTCATCATAATATTTTGAGATATCGCAATGAATTATAGACCGTTCGGGAAGGAATCGACTCGGTGGACCTGATAGCCgctccaaggaagaagatgagtcgAGTAGAGATAATTTATATAGACGAGTGCTCGTAAATTGATCGAGATTATAGATACCTCTATTTATTATAAAACCAAACATACACACATGTGTACTCATAGTCGAGTATATCAAGCAAAAATAGCTCATCACAAACTCTAGAAGGAGTATTTACAATTCAACCAAATCCAACTTCTATTACTTCCATAAGTATTCGAACCTGATTAAGTGGTTTAGCCGCACAGTCATCATAATTGGTTGTGATCCTGTCTAAAAACTTCAGGGATGATACACTGGGCACGGTGAACTGGTAATTGATCGATAGAAGATTTTTTTCTATGAGAAAAAGCTTTTCTTAGATCCTGCGCACAAGAAGACAAGCCAACCAGACGTCAGCACTTAAAAACCAGGGGGGAGTCCATAGCAGAggcctctgatgctcaagtcagtatcGATCCGAACAGGCGGATGAAGAACAGTAAGAATGTGTGTGCGAGAGTAGAGTTGCAGATGTTCAGAGAACATACCTCCACCATGGAGAAAACTTCCCTCTTTATATTACCACCTCACATAACTTCCGGGATCATGAGGTTGCAAAGTGTGTAAGAGTTTGTTAGGTAATACACTATAATTGTTCAAGGAATCTTTCTTTTACCTATATCTATACCCCTTTTGTCGTTTATAACTTCTGTTATTATTGAGATTACTGAAggaatatattattataattggTTTGCTGATGGGAAACACGATGGTTCTTGAAGAAGTTTCCAGAAGAATATATTCGAGACATAGTTGTTATTCTGATAAGTGTTAGGATGTTGTTTGATGAGTATATCTTGGGCGGTCCTTGAGACCGATCATTCTTATTGAGCTCAGGCCCGGCCCAGAGGCCGGGCGATCCTGGGCGTCTGCCCAGGGCCCAATATTTTGGGGGGCCCAAATTTACAGATAAATATGTATTTAATAATTAGGTTAaatgttattttcttttgttttttgttttttttttcatccgCCGGCTGCTGTTTATTTTCAATTTGCTTTTTGACTTTTGCATCCGCCAACAGCTGCCAACGTTCCTTTTGCTTCCTTTTGCTTTTTGGCTTTTGCATCCGCCGGTTATTTCTCAGTGCTTACTTTCCTTTTACTTTTCGCATCCTTCCTTTTGCCTTTTGCATCCGTGCTTTTTGCATCCGCCGGCTACTGCTCCACGAAATCCATCGTCGGCGCTGCTCCTTTGGCGAAATCGCTCCGTTCGGCTGCGCCGCTGCGAGACTGCGTACTCTCCTTCACCTCCGTCGGCCGACGGCTGCTGCTCCGAGCGCATCGAAGGGCCGCGCGATAGAGAGGGACAGCAGGGACCCTCTCCGCCAGTACTCCGCTCTCCCCCGCGCGGCCGCGCCACTGCCGGAAACACACTGCCCCCGACGCACGACTGCACGAGGCGTACTACTCGGCGCACCGAGCGGCATCGGAGGACGGAGGAGCTGAACTGCTGAAGAAGAAAACGCCGCTTCCGTACCGCTGCCAGGGCCTGTTCGGCTGTTCTGTTCAGCTGCTCTCCTGCTCCTCTGGCTTTGAGTCCTCTCCTCTATTGAATCGCTCCGCCTCTGCTCTACACGGCTGCTCCGCTCTgttgctgttagagtgtatactaaaagcctagcttttggtataaacatttatctagaaataagaatcacattggtcaaatgtctacatttgtgataaatgtagttgttcaattaatttatattgtagataacatggtgtgtggtgtcacacacagaggatcatgttatcagtaccttataaattataaacagtagctcacgaccaagatggaaaggaacaaaccatttgaaggtcgtagtgtaattaggtattagtttatcttaactatataattacactagtacacttagagtgtattgagtaggaccattagaggtcgtttcttttatactgactttataaaggaacaaagacctcagttatta
This window of the Zingiber officinale cultivar Zhangliang unplaced genomic scaffold, Zo_v1.1 ctg233, whole genome shotgun sequence genome carries:
- the LOC122037100 gene encoding subtilisin-like protease SBT5.3 produces the protein MKALLLFTLLFLFNLAFATKKDYIVYLGGHSYTADPTSDDFERTTLSHYDLIGSILGSNEAARSSIFYSYTKTINGFVARLEDEEASKISRHPRVFSVFKNKERKLHTTRSWDFMGGELNKASEAHSMSIWAKAHYGEGVIIANLDTGAWPESKSFSDEGLGPIPEKWKGICQNNSNSTTLRPFNCNRKLIGARSYNLGDQHLPNGDPSPRDIDGHGTHTLSTAGGAFVRGASTFGQGRGTARGGAPRARLAAYKICWIGCSDANILAAFDDAIHDGVQVISISVGSPASEYATDSLAIGALHAAQRGVIVVASAGNDGPLPGTVENVAPWILTVGASTIDRDFASYLTLGNNKRIRGESLSQKSLPATTLYPLIDGAAAKLHNASQEEAGMCQPETLDSSKVRGKIVLCTRDSLYPRVTKGLVVEKAGGVGMVLANPADAGSSTIADAHFLPATMLSYNHSRVVLAYMKSTESPRASISPVSTQLGVKPSPVMAGFSSQGPNLINLEILKPDITAPGVNILAAFTDAIGPSGMSTDKRRVAFNVMSGTSMSCPHIAGVAALLRKLHPDWSPAAIKSAIMTTARTRDNKRTPMKDLNFVKATPFHYGAGHVRPNRAMDPGLVYDLTFADYVDFICTRGYGPNATAALVGRGYRCPKKPIRVENLNYPSIAVPQLAKSFTVTRRLKNVGAVPAKYRVTAKAPFGIQVAVEPTVLRFERIGEEKKFHVLLTSSNESVGVGFLFGGLTWSDGKHYVRSPIVVNVVS